A window of the Chloroflexi bacterium ADurb.Bin180 genome harbors these coding sequences:
- the moaC gene encoding Cyclic pyranopterin monophosphate synthase accessory protein, giving the protein MKDKPELTHIGRDGQLQMVDVGGKADTERVATARGHVSMKPETLGLIVDKALPKGDVLTAAQVAGILAAKQTWQLIPLCHPLMLTKVDVDLTVNQELSRIEIRATVRCRGKTGVEMEALTAVSVAALTIYDMAKAAEKTMRIGDIRLVSKSGGKSGDIALEDDAS; this is encoded by the coding sequence ATGAAGGACAAGCCTGAGCTAACCCACATCGGCCGAGACGGCCAACTGCAAATGGTGGACGTGGGCGGAAAAGCCGACACGGAAAGGGTGGCTACCGCCAGAGGCCACGTCAGCATGAAGCCTGAGACGCTGGGCCTCATCGTGGACAAGGCGCTGCCCAAAGGCGACGTGCTTACCGCAGCTCAAGTCGCGGGCATTCTCGCCGCCAAGCAAACCTGGCAGCTCATCCCTCTCTGCCATCCCTTGATGCTGACCAAGGTCGATGTCGACCTCACGGTGAACCAGGAGCTCTCGCGCATCGAAATCCGCGCGACTGTGCGCTGCCGGGGCAAGACCGGGGTGGAGATGGAAGCGCTGACTGCGGTCAGCGTGGCGGCACTGACGATCTACGACATGGCCAAAGCCGCAGAAAAGACCATGCGCATCGGCGACATTCGGCTGGTGAGCAAGAGCGGCGGCAAGAGCGGCGACATTGCCCTGGAGGATGACGCCAGTTGA
- the moaD gene encoding Molybdopterin synthase sulfur carrier subunit yields the protein MMVRVRFFASLREAVGLEQEDVKLPPGATIKTLLQTLARAHPGLGALLEGRGVRFAVNRCYVPPDAGLQEGDEVALVPPVGGG from the coding sequence TTGATGGTCAGAGTGCGTTTCTTCGCCTCCCTGCGCGAGGCAGTGGGATTGGAACAAGAGGACGTCAAGCTGCCGCCCGGGGCCACAATCAAGACGCTTCTGCAGACCCTGGCCAGGGCGCATCCGGGGCTGGGCGCCCTCCTCGAGGGCAGGGGAGTGCGCTTTGCCGTCAACCGTTGCTACGTGCCGCCTGATGCTGGTCTGCAAGAGGGCGACGAAGTGGCTCTGGTCCCGCCGGTGGGTGGCGGCTAG
- the moaE gene encoding Molybdopterin synthase catalytic subunit: protein MALKLFEVTTKPISADEVVGRLADPEVGAFTVFVGVVRNNTDGRRTLHLDYEAYPEMAEQTLAQIGAEIQERWPTVRQVAIVHRIGQQEIGETSVVIALSAAHRAELFDSLHYAIDRLKEIVPIWKKEVWTDGSVWRSEQ, encoded by the coding sequence ATGGCCTTGAAGCTGTTTGAGGTTACTACAAAACCCATCTCGGCCGATGAAGTGGTGGGCCGCCTCGCGGACCCTGAGGTGGGAGCGTTCACGGTCTTTGTGGGCGTGGTGCGCAACAACACCGATGGCCGGCGCACGCTGCATCTGGACTATGAGGCCTATCCCGAGATGGCCGAGCAGACGCTGGCCCAGATTGGCGCCGAGATTCAGGAGCGGTGGCCTACGGTGCGCCAGGTGGCCATTGTTCATCGCATTGGCCAGCAGGAGATCGGGGAGACCAGCGTGGTCATTGCTCTGTCAGCGGCTCACCGCGCCGAGCTCTTTGACTCCCTGCATTATGCCATCGACCGGTTGAAGGAAATCGTGCCCATCTGGAAGAAGGAAGTATGGACAGATGGGTCGGTGTGGAGAAGCGAACAGTGA
- the moeA gene encoding Molybdopterin molybdenumtransferase: MDRWVGVEKRTVSERGHKGQPGTDLYPMLSVEEATDQLLAYFQTLEPETVPLLESLGRVLAEDVYADVDIPPLSNTAMDGYALRAADTAGASGAAPVELRIVADLAAGYVSEVLVVPGTAIRIMTGAPIPGGADAVLPFEDAERNGKVVRIVRPVQLKANVRDAGEDVQKGELVLHQGRRIRPQDVGMLATVGRRQVQVTRRPRVAILATGDEVVEVDAPLGPGKIRNSNSYSNAAQVLATGGVPVLLGIAHDQVEDLTAKIRQGLAQKVDLFLTSGGVSVGDFDVVKQVLAAEGEMTFWRVRMKPGKPLAFGRIGGVPLLGLPGNPVSAMVSFELFARAAILKMLGQRNGERPSVEAALVDGMKSKDGRRHFVRVRVEEKDGAYQARLTGDQGSGRLSTMVEANGLAIIPEEWSSAPPGSKVRVMMLEGDL, translated from the coding sequence ATGGACAGATGGGTCGGTGTGGAGAAGCGAACAGTGAGCGAACGCGGTCACAAGGGCCAGCCAGGGACTGACCTGTACCCGATGCTGAGCGTAGAGGAAGCCACTGACCAGTTGCTGGCCTATTTCCAGACGCTGGAGCCGGAGACGGTTCCCCTGCTGGAGAGCCTGGGCAGGGTGCTGGCAGAAGATGTCTATGCGGATGTCGATATCCCGCCCCTGAGCAACACCGCAATGGACGGCTATGCCCTCCGGGCTGCCGACACAGCAGGTGCCAGCGGCGCAGCGCCAGTGGAGCTACGCATCGTCGCTGACCTCGCCGCCGGCTACGTGAGTGAGGTGCTGGTGGTGCCGGGAACGGCTATCCGCATCATGACCGGCGCTCCGATACCGGGGGGTGCCGACGCGGTCTTGCCGTTTGAGGACGCCGAACGCAATGGCAAAGTGGTGCGCATTGTCAGGCCGGTTCAGCTCAAGGCCAATGTGCGCGACGCGGGCGAGGACGTGCAAAAGGGAGAGCTGGTTCTGCACCAGGGCCGCCGGATTCGGCCGCAGGACGTTGGCATGCTGGCCACCGTGGGCCGCAGACAGGTGCAGGTTACTCGGCGCCCGCGAGTGGCCATCCTGGCCACGGGCGATGAGGTGGTCGAAGTCGATGCACCCCTCGGCCCGGGCAAGATCCGCAATTCGAATAGCTACTCCAATGCAGCGCAAGTACTGGCGACTGGCGGGGTTCCGGTGTTGCTGGGTATCGCTCATGACCAGGTGGAGGACCTGACGGCCAAGATCCGCCAGGGATTGGCGCAGAAGGTTGACCTGTTCCTCACCTCGGGCGGGGTATCGGTTGGTGACTTTGATGTGGTGAAGCAGGTGCTCGCCGCGGAAGGCGAGATGACCTTCTGGCGTGTCCGTATGAAACCGGGCAAGCCGCTCGCTTTCGGTCGTATCGGTGGCGTGCCTTTGCTGGGTCTACCGGGCAATCCGGTATCAGCGATGGTCTCTTTCGAGCTGTTTGCCCGAGCGGCCATCCTGAAGATGCTGGGTCAGCGTAACGGGGAACGGCCGTCAGTTGAAGCGGCTCTGGTAGACGGGATGAAGAGCAAGGACGGCCGCAGGCACTTTGTGCGGGTCAGGGTCGAGGAGAAGGACGGTGCCTACCAGGCCCGGCTCACGGGCGATCAGGGCTCTGGGCGGCTCAGTACGATGGTGGAGGCCAATGGCCTGGCCATCATCCCTGAGGAGTGGAGCAGTGCGCCCCCGGGCAGCAAGGTGCGCGTGATGATGCTGGAAGGCGACCTGTGA
- the mog gene encoding Molybdopterin adenylyltransferase produces the protein MITVGVLTISDRCSRGETQDQSGPLLQQIARERLVAQVTVTACVPDDREQIAFTLRDWCDNARADLILTTGGTGFSPRDVTPEAMADVIEREAPGLAEAMRRETARITPHAMLSRAVAGIRRSTLIVNLPGSARAVAENLEAILPALPHGIEILKGGHGANEHHEYKK, from the coding sequence GTGATTACCGTAGGCGTTCTGACCATCAGCGACCGCTGCTCGCGCGGCGAGACGCAGGATCAGAGCGGGCCTCTGCTGCAGCAGATCGCGCGGGAGCGGCTGGTCGCCCAGGTGACGGTCACCGCGTGCGTGCCGGACGATCGGGAGCAGATTGCCTTCACGCTGCGCGATTGGTGCGACAATGCCAGGGCGGACCTCATCCTCACCACCGGCGGCACTGGCTTTTCGCCGCGTGACGTAACGCCGGAGGCAATGGCCGACGTAATTGAACGGGAGGCGCCAGGCCTGGCCGAGGCGATGCGGCGAGAAACAGCGCGGATCACGCCTCACGCCATGCTCTCGCGGGCTGTGGCCGGAATTCGCAGGAGCACGTTGATCGTCAACCTGCCTGGCAGCGCCAGGGCGGTGGCCGAGAACCTGGAGGCCATCCTGCCCGCCCTGCCACACGGCATCGAGATTCTGAAGGGTGGTCACGGTGCTAACGAGCACCACGAATACAAGAAGTAA
- the mosB gene encoding Molybdenum storage protein subunit beta, with protein sequence MGLVKDKTGRLHIETQLMAESLMDKALLEKTETENIFRPLPELNVIKLGGQSIIDRGAQVVLPLIAEIVAARAKHQMLIVTGGGTRSRHAYAIALDLGMSTGILAKLGQSISEQNALMISTLLAPHGGVKIGHDEVVQLPAYLALGIIPVMHAMPPYGLWEEPAEKGRIPPHRTDAGAFLTAEVLGARRCILVKDEKGLFTADPKKDPQARFIPEIEVNELLAMDLADLAVERTMLQALANARTAKEVLIINGREKGNLTKALQGKNPGTRIFKA encoded by the coding sequence GTGGGTCTGGTAAAGGACAAAACCGGCCGGCTGCACATCGAGACGCAGTTGATGGCCGAATCGCTGATGGACAAGGCACTGCTCGAAAAGACAGAGACGGAGAATATCTTTCGCCCGCTGCCCGAACTGAACGTGATCAAGCTGGGCGGACAGAGCATCATCGACCGGGGCGCCCAGGTAGTGCTGCCGCTCATAGCAGAGATCGTCGCTGCCAGGGCCAAGCACCAGATGCTCATCGTGACGGGCGGCGGAACTCGGAGCCGGCATGCCTATGCTATCGCGTTGGACCTGGGCATGTCCACCGGCATTCTGGCCAAACTGGGCCAGAGCATCAGCGAGCAGAACGCGCTGATGATCAGCACACTGCTCGCTCCGCACGGCGGGGTCAAGATCGGTCACGACGAAGTGGTGCAACTGCCGGCGTACCTGGCACTGGGCATCATTCCGGTGATGCATGCCATGCCTCCCTACGGGCTGTGGGAAGAGCCGGCGGAGAAGGGCCGCATCCCGCCGCACCGCACCGATGCCGGGGCGTTTCTGACGGCCGAGGTGCTCGGCGCCAGACGCTGCATCCTGGTCAAGGACGAAAAGGGCCTGTTCACGGCTGATCCCAAGAAGGATCCCCAAGCCAGGTTCATTCCTGAGATCGAAGTCAATGAGCTGCTGGCGATGGACCTGGCCGACCTGGCCGTTGAACGGACCATGCTTCAGGCACTGGCGAATGCCCGCACCGCCAAAGAGGTGCTGATCATCAACGGCCGCGAAAAGGGCAACCTGACCAAGGCGCTGCAGGGCAAGAATCCGGGGACGAGGATCTTCAAAGCGTAA
- the ykoD_3 gene encoding putative HMP/thiamine import ATP-binding protein YkoD produces the protein MTGSGALVAEQVSYGYLGAGKALDGVSLAVAPGEVVLITGPSGSGKSTLARCLTGLIPHLYHGELQGACLVDGVLTTDTPLWRLAKRAGFVFQNPGEQLLATSVEEEIIFGLENLGLPAEEIESRLEEALERFGLKEMRHRAPQTLSGGEQQKLALAAIMARHPAALVLDEPLSMLDTTAASALVEHLLGLARDGVTVVLCEHRAEYLEGRPDVRVVSMGAAAPHLAPPSSIPLPASAEGQVVLEVQGLGVTLGDKRVLQGLNLGLAGGQVVVIVGRNGVGKTTLLRALCGLQKHEGTVLADGARPELGLVFQNADLQLFNASVRDEILYRMPQPDMALYSWLLQALGLGSYEQVPPLLLSEGEKKRLALATVMMRNPKHGLLLDEPAVGQDAAHKQMLMSILRAVAQSGKVVLVTTHDLSLAVQADRLILLGADGFVADGPPHQVLQNDAAWSAVGLVVPDWVRNPERRAEAEGATVGGGA, from the coding sequence ATGACCGGCAGTGGTGCTCTCGTAGCGGAGCAGGTTTCATATGGATACCTCGGCGCGGGCAAGGCGCTGGACGGAGTCTCGCTGGCCGTTGCGCCGGGAGAGGTCGTGTTGATTACGGGACCTTCTGGCTCCGGCAAGAGCACCCTGGCGCGATGCCTGACTGGGCTCATCCCGCACCTCTACCACGGGGAGCTGCAGGGTGCCTGCCTGGTGGATGGGGTGTTAACGACGGACACGCCGCTGTGGCGTTTGGCCAAACGGGCGGGATTCGTCTTTCAGAATCCGGGCGAGCAGCTCCTGGCTACCTCGGTGGAAGAGGAAATCATCTTTGGCCTGGAGAACCTGGGGCTGCCGGCCGAAGAGATCGAGTCGCGTCTGGAAGAGGCTCTGGAGCGCTTTGGGCTGAAGGAGATGCGCCACCGCGCTCCGCAGACTCTGTCCGGCGGGGAGCAGCAGAAGCTGGCCCTGGCGGCGATTATGGCCCGCCATCCGGCAGCGCTGGTGCTCGACGAGCCGCTGTCGATGCTGGATACCACTGCGGCCAGCGCTCTGGTTGAGCACTTGCTCGGTTTGGCCAGAGATGGGGTCACGGTGGTGCTGTGTGAGCACCGCGCCGAGTATCTGGAGGGCAGGCCCGACGTTCGGGTCGTGTCGATGGGCGCTGCGGCACCGCATCTGGCGCCGCCATCGTCCATCCCTTTGCCAGCCAGTGCTGAGGGTCAGGTGGTGCTCGAGGTTCAGGGGCTGGGCGTCACCCTGGGTGACAAACGCGTGCTGCAAGGCCTGAACCTGGGGCTTGCCGGCGGGCAGGTAGTGGTGATCGTGGGTCGCAACGGGGTGGGCAAGACCACCCTGCTGCGGGCCCTGTGCGGGCTGCAGAAACATGAAGGGACGGTGCTAGCCGACGGTGCCAGGCCGGAGCTGGGCCTGGTCTTTCAGAATGCCGACCTGCAGCTCTTCAACGCATCGGTGCGGGACGAGATCCTGTACCGTATGCCGCAGCCAGACATGGCCCTGTACTCGTGGTTGCTGCAGGCTCTGGGCCTGGGCAGCTACGAGCAGGTGCCCCCGCTGCTGTTGAGCGAGGGCGAGAAGAAGCGGCTGGCCCTGGCGACGGTGATGATGCGCAATCCGAAACACGGCCTGCTGCTGGATGAGCCAGCCGTTGGACAGGACGCCGCGCACAAGCAGATGCTGATGAGCATCCTGCGCGCAGTGGCGCAGAGCGGCAAGGTCGTTCTGGTGACGACTCACGACCTGTCTCTGGCAGTGCAGGCGGACCGGCTGATCCTGCTGGGCGCAGATGGTTTTGTGGCCGATGGGCCGCCCCACCAGGTGCTGCAGAACGATGCGGCGTGGTCAGCGGTGGGGCTGGTGGTTCCGGATTGGGTGAGGAACCCGGAGCGCCGGGCCGAGGCAGAGGGCGCAACGGTCGGAGGGGGTGCTTGA
- the ecfT_2 gene encoding Energy-coupling factor transporter transmembrane protein EcfT codes for MIRLGPARGARAIVLREDSPLRRVDPRVKLALSLGASLAVMLPLERLIAFMALYALFLLWARLMDEVARQVWRLKWILILLFLVDWLIISLDLAVIVTLRLTLLAGTFTVFFATTKPEELRLALEWLRVPHRYAFSVSLAFQSVGLLDDQWRAIREAQQSRGAWSPPEEKRGLRWNDLRAQVSAVTLAVRDMVALSVPAIVLAVKHAWAMNEAAYARGFDSPERVPYHRLKMTGLDWLLLTGALATGVILVWVK; via the coding sequence TTGATTCGGCTGGGGCCCGCGCGCGGGGCTCGCGCCATCGTGCTGAGGGAGGATTCGCCGCTTCGACGGGTGGATCCGAGGGTCAAACTGGCACTGAGTCTGGGCGCATCGCTGGCGGTGATGCTGCCTCTGGAGCGGCTGATAGCCTTTATGGCGCTCTATGCGCTTTTCCTGTTGTGGGCGCGGCTAATGGATGAGGTCGCCAGGCAGGTCTGGCGGCTCAAGTGGATTCTGATTCTGCTCTTTCTGGTGGACTGGCTGATTATCTCGCTGGACCTGGCGGTGATCGTGACCCTGCGGCTGACGCTGCTGGCGGGAACGTTCACGGTGTTCTTTGCCACGACCAAACCGGAAGAACTGCGGCTCGCCCTGGAGTGGCTGAGGGTTCCGCACCGCTACGCTTTCAGCGTGAGCCTGGCTTTTCAGAGCGTGGGCTTGCTGGACGATCAGTGGCGGGCCATTCGTGAGGCGCAACAGTCACGCGGGGCCTGGTCGCCGCCGGAAGAAAAGCGCGGTCTGCGGTGGAACGACCTGCGAGCGCAGGTCAGCGCGGTGACCCTGGCGGTCAGGGATATGGTGGCTCTGAGCGTGCCGGCTATTGTGCTGGCAGTGAAGCACGCCTGGGCGATGAACGAGGCGGCCTACGCCCGGGGATTTGATTCGCCCGAGCGCGTGCCCTACCACCGGCTCAAGATGACCGGGCTGGACTGGCTGCTGCTGACCGGAGCTCTCGCCACAGGGGTGATTCTGGTCTGGGTGAAGTAG
- the modB gene encoding Molybdenum transport system permease protein ModB, translating to MEILRGFAQAVQLILHRDPALATIVALSLRVTGIALLFSTVLGIPLGIFLGFSRFVGRRLVIAMLYTGMGFPPVVVGLFVYMLISRSGPIGKLALPFVPSLFTPGAMIIAQTIISFPLIAGFTMAAVMGVDPQLRQQVMALGATRWQGAWTVLTEARVGVLVSIVAGFGSVISEVGAVMMVGGNIENYTRVLTTAIVLETNKGRFTLAMALGVILLALSFIANVIMLRLQGRTLDE from the coding sequence GTGGAGATACTGAGAGGCTTTGCTCAGGCAGTGCAATTGATCCTGCACCGGGATCCCGCCTTGGCTACGATTGTGGCGCTCTCATTGAGGGTTACGGGTATCGCTCTCCTGTTCAGCACTGTGCTCGGCATACCGCTGGGCATCTTCCTGGGCTTTAGTCGGTTTGTCGGTCGGCGGTTGGTCATCGCCATGCTTTACACTGGAATGGGCTTTCCTCCGGTGGTGGTCGGGCTGTTTGTATACATGCTCATCTCGCGCAGCGGCCCGATTGGCAAGTTGGCTCTACCCTTTGTACCCAGCCTATTCACGCCGGGGGCGATGATCATCGCACAGACGATCATCTCCTTCCCGCTGATCGCCGGCTTTACCATGGCCGCCGTAATGGGGGTCGACCCGCAATTGCGCCAGCAGGTGATGGCTCTCGGTGCTACCCGCTGGCAGGGAGCGTGGACGGTGCTCACCGAGGCACGGGTCGGGGTGCTGGTGTCCATCGTGGCCGGCTTTGGCAGCGTGATCTCTGAGGTCGGTGCGGTGATGATGGTTGGCGGCAACATCGAGAACTATACGCGGGTGCTCACTACAGCTATCGTGCTGGAGACCAACAAAGGTCGTTTCACTCTGGCCATGGCGCTGGGGGTCATTCTGCTGGCCCTGTCGTTTATCGCCAACGTGATCATGCTGCGGCTGCAGGGAAGGACTCTGGACGAATGA
- the metN2 gene encoding Methionine import ATP-binding protein MetN 2 encodes MSESIFRLEGVSKGYNGRCVVDVPGLEIHRGEIFCVVGPSGAGKSTLLRLLNFLEPPSTGTIHFDGGRYGPADEVPLAQRRKVTTVFQRSILLNRSVWANVDYGLWLRGDRTGGEAVDAALEQVGLKDLARQQARTLSGGELQRVALARAIVIKPEVLLLDEPTANLDPYNVGLIEEIVRELNHTRGTTVVLVTHNVFQAKRLADRVALLLECKLVEIAEVHQFFESPSDPRTGAFVRGDLVY; translated from the coding sequence ATGAGCGAATCGATTTTTCGGCTCGAAGGAGTGTCCAAAGGCTACAACGGACGTTGCGTGGTCGACGTTCCCGGGCTAGAGATCCACAGAGGAGAGATCTTTTGCGTTGTTGGCCCGAGCGGCGCCGGCAAGAGCACCCTGCTGCGGCTGCTGAACTTTCTCGAGCCGCCGAGTACGGGCACCATTCATTTTGACGGCGGCAGGTATGGCCCGGCGGACGAAGTGCCTCTGGCGCAGCGCCGCAAGGTAACCACTGTCTTTCAGCGCTCGATCCTGCTGAATCGCTCGGTCTGGGCCAACGTCGATTATGGCCTGTGGCTGCGCGGCGACAGGACGGGCGGTGAGGCGGTCGACGCGGCGCTGGAACAGGTAGGGCTCAAGGATCTGGCCCGCCAGCAAGCGCGCACGCTTTCCGGCGGCGAGCTGCAGCGCGTGGCCCTGGCCCGCGCCATTGTGATCAAGCCGGAGGTGCTGCTGCTCGATGAACCAACGGCCAACCTCGATCCGTACAACGTCGGCCTGATCGAGGAGATCGTGAGGGAGCTCAATCACACTCGCGGCACGACGGTGGTTCTGGTGACCCATAATGTGTTTCAGGCCAAGCGCCTGGCCGACCGGGTCGCGTTGCTGTTGGAGTGCAAGCTCGTCGAGATCGCGGAGGTACATCAGTTCTTCGAGTCCCCCAGCGACCCGCGCACCGGGGCTTTTGTGCGCGGCGACCTGGTCTACTAA
- a CDS encoding PBP superfamily domain protein codes for MKRTLSNLLLIVVVLGMLVSCKAPAPTPTAVPPTKVPPTATPVPPTPVPPTPVPPTAVPPTPAPTAIPMAAGRLLLATTTSTRDSGLLDFILPDFEKQYNVKVDVVAVGSGQAMKIGQDGNAEVLLVHSRAAEDKFMAEGHGIRREDVMYNDFVLVGPAADPAGIKGMKKAAKVFAQMAEKKVEFISRADESGTHVKEKDLWKAAGITPEGSWYVAAGAGMGAVLTMANEKQAYTLSDRATYLARKAEGLQLEILVEGDPVMFNPYGVIQVDPKKNTQIKGELAKEFIDWIVSVPVQEKIATFGVDKWGAPLFFPDSTLYKAAHAPAPAAGLKITGLVNKPVTLSEAEVKAMPTMEAERANKEGVMEKYTGVSIVKLLELAGHKAEATTLVFVAEDGYTADVVLADVLKCEKCILSFRSQGGFSSVLPDFSGKAQVKGVVEMQLK; via the coding sequence ATGAAGCGTACGTTGTCCAATCTGTTGTTGATCGTGGTGGTGCTGGGGATGCTGGTGTCCTGCAAGGCGCCGGCGCCAACTCCCACCGCAGTGCCACCGACCAAGGTGCCGCCGACGGCTACACCAGTTCCGCCGACCCCGGTACCGCCCACGCCCGTGCCGCCCACGGCTGTGCCGCCGACGCCGGCGCCGACCGCCATTCCCATGGCTGCCGGCCGCCTGCTGTTGGCCACGACCACCAGCACGCGCGATTCGGGTCTGCTCGACTTTATCCTGCCGGACTTTGAGAAGCAGTACAACGTCAAGGTCGACGTAGTGGCTGTGGGCAGCGGTCAGGCGATGAAGATCGGCCAGGACGGTAATGCCGAAGTCCTGCTGGTTCACTCGCGCGCCGCCGAAGACAAGTTCATGGCCGAAGGCCACGGCATCCGGCGCGAGGACGTGATGTACAACGACTTTGTACTGGTCGGCCCTGCCGCTGACCCGGCCGGCATCAAGGGCATGAAGAAGGCCGCCAAAGTCTTTGCCCAGATGGCCGAGAAGAAGGTCGAGTTTATCTCCCGCGCCGACGAATCCGGCACGCATGTCAAGGAAAAGGACCTCTGGAAGGCCGCTGGAATCACCCCGGAGGGCTCCTGGTACGTTGCGGCTGGTGCAGGGATGGGCGCCGTACTCACCATGGCCAATGAAAAGCAGGCCTACACGCTGAGCGACCGCGCTACCTATCTGGCCCGCAAGGCAGAAGGGCTGCAACTGGAGATCCTGGTCGAGGGTGATCCAGTGATGTTCAACCCCTACGGGGTCATCCAGGTCGATCCGAAGAAGAACACGCAGATCAAGGGCGAGTTGGCCAAAGAGTTCATCGACTGGATCGTCTCCGTGCCGGTGCAGGAAAAGATCGCCACCTTCGGTGTCGACAAGTGGGGTGCGCCGCTCTTCTTCCCCGACTCGACCCTGTACAAGGCCGCTCACGCCCCGGCCCCGGCCGCGGGACTCAAGATTACCGGACTGGTCAACAAGCCGGTAACGCTGTCTGAGGCCGAGGTCAAGGCCATGCCGACGATGGAAGCCGAGCGCGCCAACAAGGAAGGCGTCATGGAAAAGTACACCGGCGTGTCCATCGTCAAGCTGCTCGAGCTCGCCGGCCACAAGGCCGAGGCAACGACCCTTGTCTTTGTTGCCGAGGATGGCTACACCGCCGATGTCGTCCTGGCCGATGTGCTCAAGTGCGAAAAGTGCATCCTGTCTTTCCGCAGCCAGGGTGGCTTTAGCTCGGTCCTGCCCGATTTCTCGGGCAAGGCGCAGGTCAAGGGCGTCGTGGAGATGCAGCTAAAGTAG
- a CDS encoding Oxidoreductase molybdopterin binding domain protein, producing the protein MMRRNVVIALLLVAVVLCSCAPKGSAAPTVDWKLDIKGDVGKPVSLTYADLAKMPQITLKDVMMQKAAGEPEPTTWTGVALSEILKQAEGDANPSSITAVAADGYAVAIPRDELEGAIVALKDGKDWIVKSDPDKGPIRLVCPKAPANRWLFSLTEIKVKK; encoded by the coding sequence ATGATGCGCAGGAACGTTGTCATTGCTTTGCTGCTCGTTGCGGTGGTGTTGTGCAGTTGCGCTCCCAAGGGCAGCGCTGCCCCGACTGTGGACTGGAAGCTGGACATCAAGGGCGATGTGGGCAAGCCCGTCTCCCTGACCTATGCCGACCTGGCCAAGATGCCACAAATTACACTCAAAGACGTGATGATGCAAAAGGCTGCCGGTGAGCCCGAGCCGACGACCTGGACCGGTGTCGCTCTCTCCGAGATCCTGAAACAGGCAGAGGGTGATGCCAACCCATCGTCGATTACGGCCGTAGCCGCCGATGGCTATGCCGTGGCCATACCCCGCGACGAGCTGGAGGGAGCCATCGTTGCGCTGAAGGACGGCAAGGACTGGATTGTCAAATCAGATCCCGATAAGGGGCCGATTCGCCTGGTCTGCCCCAAGGCGCCAGCCAATCGCTGGCTGTTTTCGCTGACCGAGATCAAAGTCAAGAAGTAG